One part of the Carassius auratus strain Wakin unplaced genomic scaffold, ASM336829v1 scaf_tig00015197, whole genome shotgun sequence genome encodes these proteins:
- the LOC113074584 gene encoding synaptic vesicle glycoprotein 2B-like, with protein sequence MDDPYQNNINQQGETYPTYGGGEYTYPYQTDYPPQEEEDAASDVTEGHDEDEQMYEGEYQGIPHPDEIKEARRAARREARMKARMATDVEEETLPEQYESIMEDCGHGRFQWTLFMVLGLALMADGVECFVVSLALPSAEKDMCLSNADKGMLGLIVYVGMMIGAVLWGGLADKLGRRQCLLYALAINCIFSFLSCFAQGYGIFIFFRLCSGIGIGGSVPVVYTYFAEFLQMDKRGEHLSWLCLFWMLGGLYASFTAWGIIPHYGWGFSMGTEFQFHSWRVFVLVCFLPSVAALAGLVFMPESPRFLLESARHDEAWMILKQVHDTNWRAKGEPERVFQVSQIKTPQTQDDEFIEIQSETGTAFQRFMVRHMTLVKQVMKNMLSLAAPDLRIHGLFIAIVWFTMAFSFYGLGVWFPDQIKLLQFEEFESNVKIFHREKVERFHFNFTLQNQVHKEGEYIHDRFINIEIRNVKFEESLFENCYFEDIRSTDTFFENCTLKNTVFYNTDLWEDSKFINCKLENTTFLHPKKGCHLNFQEENDVLIYLVSFLGSLSVLPGNIIAGLLMDKVGRLKIIGGSMLCSAGCTFFVLLCFSQWAVVLFHCLFFAASAAAWNGIEVITVELYPASKRATAFGVLNGTCKLAAIISTFIFGKFIGITKIVPIILSFSALVCGGLLAFKLPETREVILQ encoded by the exons ATGGATGACCCTTACCAAAACAATATAAACCAGCAGGGAGAAACATATCCCACATATGGAGGAGGAGAGTACACTTACCCCTATCAGACAGACTACCCTCCTCAGGAGGAGGAAGATGCTGCTAGTGATGTCACCGAGGGGCATGATGAAGATGAGCAGATGTACGAGGGCGAGTACCAAGGCATCCCTCATCCGGACGAGATCAAGGAGGCACGGAGAGCCGCCCGAAGGGAGGCCCGCATGAAGGCCAGGATGGCAACTGATGTGGAGGAGGAAACATTGCCTGAGCAATACGAGTCCATCATGGAAGACTGCGGCCACGGCCGCTTCCAGTGGACCCTCTTCATGGTGCTGGGTCTGGCCCTGATGGCTGATGGGGTGGAGTGCTTCGTAGTGAGTCTCGCCCTGCCCAGTGCTGAGAAGGACATGTGCCTGTCGAATGCTGACAAGGGCATGCTGG GTTTAATAGTGTATGTGGGGATGATGATCGGAGCTGTCCTGTGGGGCGGTCTGGCTGATAAACTGGGCAGACGACAGTGTTTGCTCTACGCTCTGGCCATCAACTGTATCTTCTCCTTCCTGTCCTGTTTTGCACAGGGCTACGGGATCTTCATCTTCTTCAGACTCTGCTCAGGAATCGG GATCGGCGGCTCAGTCCCTGTCGTGTACACGTACTTCGCTGAGTTCCTGCAGATGGATAAGAGAGGAGAACATCTCAGCTGGCTGTGTTTGTTCTGGATGCTTGGAGGACTGTATGCTTCCTTCACCGCATGGGGAATCATCCCACATTATG GCTGGGGTTTCAGTATGGGGACAGAGTTCCAGTTCCACAGCTGGAGGGTGTTTGTGCTGGTTTGTTTCCTTCCCTCTGTGGCTGCTCTCGCTGGACTGGTGTTCATGCCAGAAAGTCCCCGTTTCCTCCTGGAG agcgCACGACACGATGAGGCCTGGATGATCCTGAAGCAGGTTCATGACACTAACTGGAGGGCGAAGGGAGAGCCAGAGAGAGTGTTTCAA GTTTCACAGATCAAAACTCCTCAGACACAGGATGACGAGTTCATAGAGATTCAGAGTGAAACTGGCACTGCCTTCCAGAGATTCATGGTCAGACATATGACTCTGGTTAAACAG GTCATGAAGAACATGCTGTCTCTCGCCGCACCTGATCTCAGAATCCATGGTTTGTTCATTGCCATTGTGTGGTTTACCATGGCCTTCAG CTTTTACGGCCTGGGAGTGTGGTTTCCTGACCAGATCAAGCTCCTCCAGTTTGAGGAGTTCGAGTCCAATGTCAAGATCTTTCATCGTGAGAAAGTGGAACGCTTTCATTTCAACTTCACTCTGCAAAATCAGGTCCACAAGGAGGGGGAGTATATCCATGAcag gttTATCAACATAGAAATACGAAACGTGAAGTTTGAGGAATCACTCTTCGAGAACTGTTATTTTGAGGACATCAGATCAACAGACACCTTCTTTGAGAACTGCACTCTTAAAAACACGGTCTTCTACAACACTG ACCTGTGGGAAGATTCCAAGTTCATTAACTGTAAGCTGGAAAATACGACATTTCTGCACCCCAAAAAAGGCTGCCATCTAAATTTCCAAGAGGAAAATGACGTCCTGATCTATCTAGTCAGCTTCCTGGGCAGCTTGTCTGTATTACCGGGCAACATCATAGCAGGCCTATTAATGGATAAAGTAGGACGACTTAAGATTATAG ggggATCCATGTTATGCTCCGCTGGCTGCACGTTCTTCGTGCTCCTGTGCTTCAGTCAGTGGGCGGTCGTCCTGTTCCACTGCCTCTTCTTCGCAGCCAGTGCCGCAGCTTGGAACGGCATTGAGGTCATCACAGTGGAGCTCTATCCAGCCTCCAAAAG